GAATCATTCAAAGTTAACACAAACACTACTTTTTAAATTcactgttgttttatttttatataatagtgattattttaaatgtcgGTATTAAACGAGGAAGCTGTTCGTAGTGTAATAGCGAAAGCTAGCACCCCGATAGTATTTCGCGGATTCGTAGATAACTGGTCGATATGCCAATGGAATATAGAAAAATGGTGCTCAGTGTTCGGCGACAAGGAAATTCCCTTTCGCTGTATGAAACGAGACTTCATATCTGACGAACCATGCTGGGAAAGAAGGTGCAAGGTGAAAAATATGACGTTTAAGAATTTCGTAGACAATTTGCCCACGAGCGACGACTGGATGTATTTCGACTACAAGTACGTTCATCAGTGGTTCACTGGAGATGACGAATTGTATAAGGTAAGTAAGTAGCAAACAggattcttattatattttttttttctgaggaaggaatttcataacaataatattctttgaaattctttcaatattaaaagattttaggtcGTCAATAGGTACTAGCATAACTCAGTAGCGTTTTTACATAATGTTATCTTTAAGTTAAGGAAGTTAAAtggattaattaaaattaataattcttgTGCATTTTATGATATCAATATGTTTGCAAAGATGTGTATGTATTAAgtgatttattacaaacaaattcatTGAGAAATTATACACTTCATCATAAATGTTTTCTTACATAAAGAAGTACTGTGAAATAAATTACAGAAGCAagtacactaaaataaaaaaatctatgattattttaaaacaactacttagcataatttaaaaaaaaaggtggcTATAAAAGACAGTGGATACTTCATTATTgttggaattttaaaataattgcaggctaattatataaaacataaaaaaatgtgttattgattacatactttaaactttaatgtcattcaatttcatatttattgaacTTTAATCAACTTAAATAAAGGTATAAGTTTCTCAattcaatatgtatttttttatgtttgttaccttagaacTTTGTTATTTGATAACCAActtggaaaaatatttgtttatttgatagAATATGTTACCATATTAGTAccatagattattttataatcagttttgTGGTTTGGTTTTTTGTATGTTAATGACTTTAAAATCTAgacattgttttaaattgttggGTTCTTTGTGCATCTTTAgatgtgaaaatattattaataaagtttatattgtaataaaaatactgtatatttatattaataattagaattGAGTCACTGATCAGAGAGAATACATAGTATttcaaaatatgatatattCTTATTCTATCTGTGAAATATTGAGTAGTGAGTTTGTTTGCAGGATATATCTTGGAAGCAGTTTGGATATCCTGGCAAGGGTGCCACAGACACAACTCTGTGGGTAGGCAGTAAGGGAGCTCACACACCTGCCCACCAGGACACTTATGGAGTGAACATTGTTGCAcaattatatggaaagtgagttTTTATTTGCGTGCAAGCAAAATTATAGTTAATGCCACGGATATAAGATTGTTACATGTTTAATTATGTGAATCATGAGTAATTACTTAGTGTAAAATAATTACGTGTTATGAATATGAACtcatttatagtaatattttagtatcatGCCTGTAGAtcatttaaatgaaacaaaaacccTTCAGCTTTTGTATTTAGAAccagcttttgcctgcggctccaccTACATGAATTAGTTACTCCAAGATAAATGTTCTCCCAGAAtgaaaaagtaacctatagtaCACAGGAAAAAGAGTGTTCCACTAAGGAGTATAAGCTTcctctattagtgaaaaaaaaaaattaaataggtttagtagttcctgagattagcatgttCAGACAAAcgctttaatttaatattttagtagacATGTTATGTCATGTTATGTTGATATCTGCCAGCTGCACACTAATAGAGGCTTGGCTATGGTTACGTGAATACTATAATGTTACAATAatggtaatattatgtttcaaaagTATGcgtatatgttttatttcaggAAACGCTGGATATTGTTTCCGCCAGAAACGGGTGGCATGAAGTCAACCAGAGTGCCTTATGAAGAATCTAGTGTGTACAGTGAACTGAACTTTTATTGCCCCAATAATATTGATGCCTTTAATGGTGAGTTTATGTTATgcatgttataattatttcaccTAATTCAAACAGACAAGAAGAAAATTCAGCCCATGTCTATTCCATgagatgtgtgtttttttataccagtggcgaagggtgaaaattttcaaaagagaacctgaagaaatatttttttctacagatgTAATAcgcatttcacaataaaaataaaatcagtaaaatatcgtaatacttaataatttccttctaacataaacaagtctaaactctaaattataaaaataatcacatattattttgaacataggtacctacaagagtccaacaaatattaataacgcacactatacaaaaagactaattaatacattctaaattattaaaaaaattcgcgcCAATGACTCAAcgtgaagccgcaaattctcgggttaccctgaaatACAtatacacgcacacacacatgtatttttacgacacttccaaaagattagacaaagacaccgcgctgcgtgtgaaagagacaacaatatcgcgagggaagctacgCGCGGCCGGGTTTCCTTCGAACACTAAGGCGCGAgtactgcgcgcgagttacgatttaacgaattgatattatgtaccgttatcgttgaagtattgatttaattgaataagtataagatgacttgtttgagtatactattattattctagttatatttgttatgtttttcttttattatttttaattaagttacaaAAGGttacccggtaggaatcggcttgtatggacgcttcgctacTGTTTTATACAATACATGATTTGTCCAGAATTGGAATGTCAGAGATGCTAGATTGACACACAGGTGCctagttaaaatatttgcttaattttttgttttgcaaactaatttatataagtttaaacAACTTTACAATTGAGTGGGAATGTGGAATAAGAACAAGCCATCAGTAAACCATTTAAACTATTAGAATGAACACTGACAATATATACCAAACAAGATTCTGTATATAGCTAAAAGTAGTTGTAAGATTAAgtgtttgaaattattatgatgTTCTTCATGACAGCACACCTGATTGTAATGCTAATGAGCTGTCGCTTCACAAGCCATTTGAAACAAATTTTGCGCGAGACGTGATTCATTTGTGTGCCCGTGCCAATTGTAATTAGTTTCAGTAGAACCATTgctgatttaattttttttgtcacagTGACCTTTTGGCACCTAGTCCACTGATATAAAGTAGTTGACTGGTCACTCTAGTGGCGTGACATACAGTGACAAATGTGCACCTTACAATTATCGATTTCGCAAATGACGCCTTCCCAAAAAACTACAATATGGTGTCTTCTTTGATGTTCAGACTGTCAGAAATGGTAGTCGTAACTGTGTCTAGCTCTACTATCTGGAAGATTTTGCCTGCAGTATGATACATGTGGTACTCTCAGGCAGCTAAGTTCTGAGAAACAGGATGTGAAAAAAGTGGTAGcattttgtttcatttcataGGATCACTGACACTGTTTAGCCTAATCTCCACCCGATTGATGTTTCTACTCCTTAAAGGTCAAAAACCTCCCTAGGATATAGTTTGTGCTTCCATGGATGTTTATTAATAAGCTGTTAGGTTTTGCTCTTACGCAGTTGTCACTTTCACTCAGTCTCATATAAAAGGTTTTGTCTACCATCATTACAATTTCCCCGAATACTTTGTCGcataacatacaataaatacaGCAACGAATATCCGGTGATGTGTAATGTAACGTTGCGAGGCGCTAAGTGTGAAGAATGACTTTTCTCGAACTAGGTACTTACGATATTTAACGTATTGGTGACGAATGACTTTTAagtaatattaggaatggaaatGCCCTCCTTTATGAGTGTTTACAATTACGAATTACGTACAGTTCCTCTCCAAATTCAATTCTTGCGGACGGATCCGCGGGAAATAACAGTCCTCtgcatttttgtttaattttgattgcaGGTGTGACAGGAGCTAGAATGGTGGAACTGTCGGCTGGTGATGCGCTGCTGGTGCCGCGAGGTTGGTGGCATTACGTACAGAACCTGGAGCCTCTGAACATCGCTCTCAACATCTGGCTGCCACATGTATGTTCCGTTGCGTGATGTGTAATATGCGCCAATTAAAATTCTCGGTCATGCATATCCTATTCCATCTAATTATTGTTATGATACTGACTACTATTTCGCAGATTTGTTCCTTCCGTTATTTCAAGGATATCCGTTGGATCTTTGTAGTTGTCTAAAGACAatgaattgaattataaat
The Manduca sexta isolate Smith_Timp_Sample1 unplaced genomic scaffold, JHU_Msex_v1.0 HiC_scaffold_3112, whole genome shotgun sequence DNA segment above includes these coding regions:
- the LOC115453868 gene encoding HSPB1-associated protein 1, which encodes MSVLNEEAVRSVIAKASTPIVFRGFVDNWSICQWNIEKWCSVFGDKEIPFRCMKRDFISDEPCWERRCKVKNMTFKNFVDNLPTSDDWMYFDYKYVHQWFTGDDELYKDISWKQFGYPGKGATDTTLWVGSKGAHTPAHQDTYGVNIVAQLYGKKRWILFPPETGGMKSTRVPYEESSVYSELNFYCPNNIDAFNGVTGARMVELSAGDALLVPRGWWHYVQNLEPLNIALNIWLPHDKDSSAQVSEALIKILVAQICKDLPQETAKLIVNPNEDDISDTPLAVLFLQLETVANAYLDNRRKLRRAKRQRTCEEDPAPSVTEEYDLKTLLENQANNLEVAATITTDELINLIKQNLREYANMDRPLQDEEVDGATTTLCLTKAVIDAFSESNVIDLVKQNLFARLS